One window of Streptomyces sp. NBC_00273 genomic DNA carries:
- a CDS encoding chorismate mutase produces the protein MNISDLDNGAGTGTSTGAADDAAGIDESVTAELARLRDSIDNIDAAVVHMLAERFKCTQQVGHLKARHQLPPADPSREASQIARLRQLAENAKLDPAFAEKLLNFIIAEVIRHHETIAAGEE, from the coding sequence ATGAACATCAGCGACCTCGACAACGGCGCCGGCACCGGCACCAGCACGGGCGCGGCCGACGACGCCGCAGGCATCGACGAGAGCGTCACCGCCGAACTCGCCCGCCTGCGCGACAGCATCGACAACATCGACGCCGCCGTCGTCCACATGCTCGCCGAACGCTTCAAGTGCACCCAGCAGGTCGGCCACCTCAAGGCCAGGCACCAACTGCCCCCCGCCGACCCGAGCCGCGAAGCCAGCCAGATCGCCCGCCTGCGCCAGCTCGCCGAGAACGCCAAACTCGACCCCGCCTTCGCCGAGAAGCTCCTCAACTTCATCATCGCCGAGGTCATCCGCCACCACGAGACGATCGCTGCGGGCGAAGAGTAG
- the pepN gene encoding aminopeptidase N: MSALTRNEAQLRAQLLDVQHYAVTLDLTGDDETFDSTTVVRFTARTAGDTFIELKPVELRSATLDGNPLDPATLADDRLPLTGLSEGPHELRLDTRMRYSRTGEGLHRFTDPADDQTYVYSQMFLDDVQRVFPAFDQPDLKAVFEFTVTAPAHWTVLANGITTRTAAAPDNSGAAIWQSAPTPLISTYLAAVAAGPWHSIRTEHAGLPFGIHCRQSLAPHMDVDAEEILSITKACYDRYQEKFTEPYPFDSYDQAFVPEFNAGAMENPGLVTFRDEFIFRSAVTDTERQSRAMVIAHEMAHMWFGDLVTLAWFDDIWLNESFAEYMGYQTLTEATRFTDTWTDFGVTRKPWGYDADQRPSTHPVAPAPEDVPDTASALLNFDGISYAKGASALRQLVAWLGEKDFLAGINTHFARHKFANASLADFIDSLAAHTERDVRAWADIWLRTTGIDTLTPRIEESEGRPDTAAGWTLAVDRRGSRPHHIAVGVYDRDPVDGRFLELRELLDLDVPSDEVISAAGPRPALLLLNDVDLTYAKVRLDETSVETVLRGLSGIPEALTRAVVWNSLRDMVRDGELDPHDYLTTASAHLPEEDDLAIVQGVLAFAHTQVAVRYVAPEERTAALATLTTIARDLLRRTEDGSEPGMRLTAVRTLVDSATQPDTIAAWLADDTVPGGPALDPELRWRILGRLAVLGAVGEAEIDAALAADTSATGQEGAARCRAALPTAEAKAAAWDRLFHDDSLSNYLFSATAQGFWQPEQAELLTPYVTRYYPEAVALGARRGPAIGEAAGRWAFPVYAIDESNLRAGHTCLTNPDIIPLLRRKLVDQLDDLARALKVRRPSAES, translated from the coding sequence ATGTCCGCACTGACGCGCAACGAAGCGCAGCTCCGAGCCCAGCTCCTCGACGTCCAGCACTACGCCGTCACCCTCGACCTCACCGGCGACGACGAGACCTTCGACTCCACCACCGTCGTCCGGTTCACCGCACGCACCGCCGGGGACACCTTCATCGAGCTGAAGCCCGTCGAGCTGCGCTCGGCCACCCTCGACGGCAACCCCCTCGACCCGGCCACCCTCGCCGACGACCGCCTCCCCCTCACCGGCCTCAGCGAAGGCCCCCACGAGCTGCGCCTCGACACCCGCATGCGCTACTCGCGCACCGGCGAGGGCCTGCACCGCTTCACCGACCCCGCCGACGACCAGACGTACGTCTACAGCCAGATGTTCCTGGACGACGTCCAGCGGGTCTTCCCGGCCTTCGACCAGCCCGACCTCAAGGCCGTCTTCGAATTCACCGTCACCGCCCCCGCCCACTGGACCGTCCTCGCCAACGGCATCACCACCCGCACCGCCGCCGCCCCCGACAACAGCGGCGCAGCCATCTGGCAGTCCGCCCCCACCCCCCTCATCTCCACCTACCTCGCCGCCGTCGCCGCCGGCCCCTGGCACAGCATCCGCACCGAACACGCCGGACTGCCCTTCGGCATCCACTGCCGCCAGTCCCTCGCACCCCACATGGACGTCGACGCCGAAGAGATCCTCTCCATCACCAAGGCCTGCTACGACCGGTACCAGGAGAAGTTCACCGAGCCCTACCCCTTCGACTCCTACGACCAGGCCTTCGTACCCGAGTTCAACGCCGGCGCCATGGAGAACCCCGGACTCGTCACCTTCCGCGACGAGTTCATCTTCCGCTCCGCCGTCACCGACACCGAACGCCAGTCCCGCGCCATGGTCATCGCCCACGAGATGGCCCACATGTGGTTCGGCGACCTCGTCACCCTCGCCTGGTTCGACGACATCTGGCTCAACGAATCCTTCGCCGAATACATGGGCTACCAGACCCTCACCGAAGCCACCCGCTTCACCGACACCTGGACCGACTTCGGCGTCACCCGCAAGCCCTGGGGCTACGACGCAGACCAGCGACCCTCCACCCACCCCGTCGCCCCCGCCCCCGAAGACGTCCCCGACACCGCCTCCGCCCTCCTCAACTTCGACGGCATCTCCTACGCCAAGGGCGCCTCCGCCCTGCGCCAACTCGTCGCCTGGCTCGGCGAGAAGGACTTCCTGGCCGGCATCAACACCCACTTCGCCCGCCACAAGTTCGCCAACGCCTCCCTCGCCGACTTCATCGACTCCCTCGCCGCCCACACCGAACGCGACGTCCGGGCCTGGGCCGACATCTGGCTGCGCACCACCGGCATCGACACCCTCACCCCCCGCATCGAAGAGTCCGAGGGCCGCCCCGACACCGCCGCCGGCTGGACCCTCGCCGTCGACCGCCGCGGCAGCCGCCCCCACCACATCGCCGTCGGCGTCTACGACCGCGACCCCGTCGACGGCCGCTTCCTCGAACTGCGCGAACTCCTCGACCTCGACGTCCCCTCCGACGAGGTCATCTCCGCGGCCGGACCCCGCCCCGCCCTGCTCCTCCTCAACGACGTCGACCTCACCTACGCCAAGGTCCGCCTCGACGAAACCTCCGTCGAAACGGTCCTGCGCGGCCTCTCCGGCATCCCCGAGGCCCTCACCCGCGCCGTCGTCTGGAACTCCCTGCGGGACATGGTCCGCGACGGCGAACTCGACCCCCACGACTACCTCACGACCGCCTCCGCGCACCTGCCCGAGGAGGACGACCTGGCCATCGTCCAGGGCGTCCTCGCCTTCGCCCACACCCAGGTCGCCGTACGCTACGTCGCCCCCGAGGAGCGGACCGCCGCCCTCGCCACCCTCACCACCATCGCCCGCGACCTGCTGCGACGCACCGAGGACGGCTCCGAGCCCGGCATGCGGCTGACCGCCGTACGCACCCTCGTCGACAGCGCCACCCAGCCCGACACCATCGCCGCCTGGCTCGCCGACGACACCGTCCCCGGCGGCCCCGCACTCGACCCCGAACTGCGCTGGCGCATCCTCGGCCGCCTCGCCGTCCTCGGCGCCGTCGGGGAAGCCGAGATCGACGCCGCCCTCGCCGCCGACACCAGCGCCACCGGCCAGGAAGGCGCCGCCCGCTGCCGCGCCGCCCTCCCCACGGCCGAGGCCAAGGCCGCCGCCTGGGACCGCCTCTTCCACGACGACAGCCTGTCCAACTACCTCTTCAGCGCCACCGCCCAGGGCTTCTGGCAGCCCGAACAGGCCGAACTGCTCACGCCGTACGTCACCCGCTACTACCCGGAGGCCGTCGCCCTCGGCGCCCGCCGCGGTCCGGCCATCGGCGAGGCCGCCGGCCGCTGGGCGTTCCCCGTGTACGCCATCGACGAATCCAACCTCCGGGCCGGCCACACCTGCCTCACGAACCCGGACATCATCCCCCTCCTGCGCCGCAAGCTGGTCGACCAACTCGACGACCTAGCCCGCGCCCTCAAGGTCCGCCGCCCCTCTGCCGAGAGCTAG
- a CDS encoding pyridoxal phosphate-dependent decarboxylase family protein, which yields MTAPPGQRATPPLAGGPDGPTALRPLLDTVLDALTTGAHDRGGPLPAGGPDTVTARVHAALGDTGVLPAHGTGAHEALRTLVHALAAGAADPADPLCAAHLHCPPLAVAVAADLAASALNPSLDSWDQAPAASTVEALLTRTLAAEFYDTPHADALVTTGGTEANQLAVLLARERHGPALTVLHGANAHHSVPRAAWLLGLPTATELPTPTGTIDPARLAEALATTPGPTLVTATAGTTDAGLIDPIHPIADLCDRYGADLHIDAAYGGLLALSPRHRDRLAGLGRAHSLTIDLHKLGWQPVAAGLLAVPDTALLAPLAHQADYLNATDDTEAGLPDLLGRSLRTTRRPDALKIATTLRALGRDGLAALIDRTVDTAHHLARLLDAHPGFELHAPPTLTTVLFRPTHADDDHLATLRRTLLHQGRAVLGRTHADGRLWLKATLLNPHTTAGDLDTLISLLEGSTHR from the coding sequence ATGACCGCGCCGCCCGGCCAACGCGCAACACCCCCGCTCGCCGGAGGCCCCGACGGGCCCACCGCCCTGCGCCCCCTCCTCGACACCGTCCTCGACGCCCTCACCACCGGCGCCCACGACCGCGGCGGCCCCCTCCCCGCCGGCGGCCCCGACACCGTCACCGCCCGCGTCCACGCCGCCCTCGGCGACACCGGCGTACTCCCCGCCCACGGCACCGGCGCCCACGAAGCCCTCCGCACCCTCGTACACGCCCTCGCCGCCGGCGCCGCCGACCCCGCCGACCCCCTCTGCGCAGCCCACCTGCACTGCCCCCCGCTCGCCGTCGCCGTCGCCGCCGACCTCGCCGCCTCCGCCCTGAACCCCTCCCTCGACTCCTGGGACCAGGCCCCCGCCGCCTCCACCGTCGAAGCCCTCCTCACCCGCACGCTCGCCGCCGAGTTCTACGACACCCCCCACGCCGACGCCCTCGTCACCACCGGCGGCACCGAAGCCAACCAACTCGCCGTCCTCCTCGCCCGCGAACGCCACGGCCCCGCCCTCACCGTCCTCCACGGAGCCAACGCCCACCACTCCGTCCCCCGCGCCGCCTGGCTCCTCGGCCTGCCCACGGCCACCGAACTCCCCACCCCCACCGGCACCATCGACCCCGCCCGCCTCGCCGAAGCCCTCGCCACCACCCCCGGCCCCACCCTCGTCACCGCCACCGCCGGCACCACCGACGCAGGCCTCATCGACCCGATCCACCCCATCGCCGACCTCTGCGACCGCTACGGCGCCGACCTCCACATCGACGCCGCATACGGCGGCCTCCTCGCCCTCAGCCCCCGTCACCGCGACCGACTCGCCGGACTCGGCCGCGCCCACTCCCTCACCATCGACCTGCACAAACTCGGCTGGCAGCCCGTCGCCGCAGGCCTCCTCGCCGTCCCCGACACCGCCCTCCTGGCCCCCCTCGCCCACCAGGCCGACTACCTCAACGCCACCGACGACACCGAAGCGGGCCTACCCGACCTCCTCGGCCGCTCCCTGCGCACCACCCGCCGCCCCGACGCCCTCAAGATCGCCACCACCCTCCGCGCCCTCGGCCGCGACGGCCTCGCCGCACTCATCGACCGCACCGTCGACACCGCGCACCACCTCGCCCGACTCCTCGACGCCCACCCCGGCTTCGAACTCCACGCACCCCCCACCCTCACCACCGTCCTCTTCCGGCCCACCCACGCCGACGACGACCACCTCGCCACCCTGCGCCGCACCCTCCTGCACCAAGGCCGCGCCGTCCTCGGCCGCACCCACGCCGACGGCCGCCTCTGGCTCAAAGCCACCCTGCTCAACCCGCACACCACAGCGGGGGACCTGGACACCCTCATCTCCCTCCTGGAAGGCAGCACCCACCGATGA
- a CDS encoding lysine N(6)-hydroxylase/L-ornithine N(5)-oxygenase family protein, which translates to MTAQLDAPHDLVGIGIGPFNLSLAALAHGLPQQGIGELATAFYDQRHDFRWHPGLLIEGATLQVPFLADLVTLADPASPWSFLSYLKHKERLFPFYFAEQFHIHRAEYDAYCRWVAGRLPGLHFGHQVDAVRWNPERDLFEVDFTQLDATGEAEALGRTHTRNLALGIGTAPYVPEPLRPLADAPTVPVIHSADYLDNRQRILGAEHVTVIGSGQSGAEVFLDLLRARPAGRERLTWLARTPSFAPMEYSKLGLEHFTPDYTRYFHSLPEPVRDQLVPTQWQLHKGIDADTIAAIHAELYRRTLHGGWPDAVLTPGVSVRTAGRVATTKVELHLEHIEQGTRSRLTTDAVILATGYQERPLSSLLAGLDPYLRKDSSGRPRIDDRYRMILDPTVTGSIFVQNGERHSHGVGAPDLGLAAWRSAAILNTLTGKEPYPQPARTAFTTFGLEQREPARPRPAGELRPLVDHP; encoded by the coding sequence ATGACCGCCCAGCTCGACGCCCCCCACGACCTCGTCGGAATCGGGATCGGCCCCTTCAACCTGTCCCTCGCAGCCCTCGCCCACGGCCTGCCCCAACAAGGGATCGGCGAACTCGCCACCGCCTTCTACGACCAGCGCCACGACTTCCGCTGGCACCCCGGACTCCTCATCGAAGGAGCCACCCTCCAGGTCCCCTTCCTCGCCGACCTGGTCACCCTCGCCGACCCGGCCAGCCCCTGGAGCTTCCTCAGCTACCTCAAGCACAAGGAACGGCTCTTCCCCTTCTACTTCGCCGAGCAGTTCCACATCCACCGCGCCGAATACGACGCCTACTGCCGCTGGGTCGCCGGCCGCCTCCCCGGACTCCACTTCGGCCACCAGGTCGACGCCGTCCGCTGGAACCCCGAACGCGACCTCTTCGAAGTCGACTTCACCCAACTCGACGCCACCGGCGAAGCCGAAGCCCTCGGCCGCACCCACACCCGCAACCTCGCCCTCGGCATCGGCACCGCCCCCTACGTCCCCGAACCCCTGCGCCCCCTCGCCGACGCCCCCACCGTCCCCGTCATCCACTCCGCCGACTACCTCGACAACCGCCAGCGCATCCTCGGCGCCGAACACGTCACCGTCATCGGATCGGGCCAGTCCGGCGCCGAAGTCTTCCTCGACCTCCTCCGCGCCCGCCCCGCCGGCCGCGAACGCCTCACCTGGCTCGCCCGCACCCCCTCGTTCGCCCCCATGGAGTACTCCAAGCTCGGCCTCGAACACTTCACCCCCGACTACACCCGCTACTTCCACTCCCTCCCCGAACCCGTACGCGACCAGCTCGTCCCCACCCAATGGCAACTCCACAAGGGCATCGACGCCGACACCATCGCCGCCATCCACGCGGAGCTCTACCGCCGCACCCTCCACGGAGGCTGGCCCGACGCCGTCCTCACCCCCGGAGTCAGCGTCCGCACCGCCGGACGCGTCGCCACCACCAAGGTCGAACTCCACCTCGAGCACATCGAGCAGGGCACCCGCTCCCGCCTCACCACCGACGCCGTCATCCTCGCCACCGGATACCAGGAGCGACCGCTCAGCAGCCTCCTCGCAGGCCTCGACCCGTACCTGCGCAAGGACTCCTCCGGCCGCCCCCGCATCGACGACCGCTACCGGATGATCCTCGACCCCACCGTCACCGGCAGCATCTTCGTCCAGAACGGCGAACGCCACTCCCACGGCGTCGGCGCCCCCGACCTCGGCCTCGCCGCCTGGCGCAGCGCCGCCATCCTCAACACCCTCACCGGCAAGGAGCCCTACCCCCAGCCGGCCCGCACCGCCTTCACGACCTTCGGCCTCGAGCAGCGCGAACCCGCCCGCCCCCGCCCGGCGGGCGAACTCCGCCCCCTCGTCGACCACCCCTGA
- a CDS encoding ALF repeat-containing protein: MKFSRIAAAVTTAALAPAVLIASPAFAAGTDAPAVGNQPAPTTPDQAVPDQAVPDRTVPNQAVPNQAEEDRKTILAIIAHPMASEFMKEAGRKAIADGPKAMRKFIEVDQHDIRMDDYRIAILRLLPDAGPGLKAGINKVLSSGDDIEKLRHFYDVTQHELRGDDNNKVEISRLIDTGGTAVKEAGNKALQGTPADRAEFLKTGRHLAQAQDDLVELARIDEGWDGPVLSEAITKLMNGSPTPAELRHFLEVTQHELRDQDNRVAIARTIDGGGPELIKAGRAALAGTPADRTQFLKTGQHEARAKDQAAKDQAAKDKDKPATGKDGDGKVNDDKGNGTGTGTGGTTTSSGNTTVTAQGHTSAPLATTGAGDHTTLIAGGAGTALVAGAGLLLAARMRRAGAEG; the protein is encoded by the coding sequence GTGAAGTTTTCCCGGATCGCCGCAGCCGTGACCACTGCTGCCCTTGCTCCGGCCGTCCTCATCGCGTCACCGGCGTTCGCCGCCGGCACCGACGCCCCGGCCGTCGGCAACCAGCCGGCACCGACCACGCCCGACCAGGCCGTGCCCGACCAAGCCGTGCCCGACCGGACCGTGCCCAACCAAGCCGTGCCCAACCAGGCCGAAGAGGACCGCAAGACCATCCTCGCGATCATCGCCCACCCGATGGCCAGCGAGTTCATGAAGGAAGCCGGCCGCAAGGCCATCGCCGACGGCCCGAAGGCCATGCGCAAGTTCATCGAAGTCGACCAGCACGACATCCGCATGGACGACTACCGCATCGCGATCCTCCGCCTCCTCCCGGACGCAGGACCCGGCCTGAAGGCAGGCATCAACAAGGTCCTCAGCAGCGGCGACGACATCGAAAAGCTGCGCCACTTCTACGACGTCACCCAGCACGAACTGCGCGGCGACGACAACAACAAGGTCGAAATCTCCCGGCTGATCGACACCGGCGGCACCGCCGTCAAGGAAGCCGGCAACAAGGCCCTGCAGGGCACCCCCGCCGACCGCGCGGAGTTCCTGAAGACCGGCCGCCACCTCGCCCAGGCCCAGGACGACCTGGTCGAACTGGCCCGCATCGACGAAGGCTGGGACGGCCCGGTCCTCAGCGAGGCCATCACCAAGCTGATGAACGGCTCGCCCACCCCGGCCGAGCTGCGCCACTTCCTGGAAGTGACCCAGCACGAGCTGCGCGACCAGGACAACCGCGTCGCCATCGCCCGGACCATCGACGGCGGCGGCCCCGAACTCATCAAGGCGGGCCGCGCCGCACTCGCCGGCACCCCCGCCGACCGGACCCAGTTCCTCAAGACGGGCCAGCACGAGGCCCGCGCCAAGGACCAGGCCGCCAAGGACCAGGCAGCCAAGGACAAGGACAAGCCCGCCACCGGCAAGGACGGCGACGGCAAGGTCAACGACGACAAGGGCAACGGCACCGGCACGGGCACCGGAGGCACGACCACCAGCTCCGGCAACACCACCGTCACCGCCCAGGGCCACACCAGCGCCCCCCTCGCCACCACCGGCGCGGGCGACCACACCACCCTGATCGCCGGGGGCGCGGGCACCGCGCTCGTCGCCGGCGCAGGACTGCTCCTCGCCGCCCGGATGCGCCGCGCCGGCGCAGAAGGCTGA
- a CDS encoding bifunctional metallophosphatase/5'-nucleotidase — protein sequence MAFDRRTFLGSTAATGAAVALAGATSSPAAAAVQEVQGSGSGSGARTYAFTVMGTTDLHGNVFNWDYFTDKEFDDKAHNDVGLAKISTLVEQVRAEKGRRNTLLIDAGDTIQGTQLSYYYAKVDPITARRGPVHPMAQAMNAIGYDAAALGNHEFNYGIPVLRKFEEQCRFPLLGANALDAKTLRPAFAPYSMHKLRTPCGRDVKVAVLGLTNPGIALWDKANVQGKMTFPGLEEQAAKYVPKLRSMGADVVIVSAHSGSSGTSSYGDQLPYVENAAALVAEQVPGIDAILVGHAHTEIPEYRVKNKATGKDVVLSEPLKWGQRLTLFDFELTWVKGRWSVAKVAAKVLNSNTVAEDPKITGLLSDEHRKVVAYVNQVIGTSTQAMSSAEGPVKDVAIIDLINHVQAETVKGALAGSQWAALPVLSQASCFSRTAAIPSGQVTIKDAAGLYPFENTMEARLLTGAQVKDYLEYSARYYVQTAPGAPVDPAKLTNAEGVPDYNYDAVYGLVYDIDIAQPVGSRITGLSFQGKPVDPAAQFVLAVNNYRASGGGNFPHVPQAKQVWANSDEIRNTIIQWVKAKGTVDPAQFASVDWRLTRAGVAVF from the coding sequence ATGGCGTTCGACCGTAGGACTTTCCTGGGTAGCACGGCGGCGACGGGTGCGGCCGTGGCGTTGGCGGGGGCCACGAGCTCCCCGGCCGCGGCGGCCGTTCAGGAGGTGCAGGGGTCCGGGTCCGGGTCCGGTGCGCGGACGTACGCGTTCACGGTGATGGGTACGACCGACTTGCACGGGAACGTCTTCAACTGGGACTACTTCACGGACAAGGAGTTCGACGACAAGGCGCACAACGACGTCGGTCTGGCGAAGATTTCGACGTTGGTGGAGCAGGTGCGGGCGGAGAAGGGGCGGCGCAACACGCTGCTGATCGACGCGGGTGACACGATCCAGGGTACGCAGCTTTCGTACTACTACGCGAAGGTGGATCCGATCACCGCACGGCGGGGTCCGGTGCACCCGATGGCGCAGGCGATGAACGCGATCGGTTATGACGCGGCGGCGCTCGGGAACCACGAGTTCAATTACGGCATACCGGTGCTGCGGAAGTTCGAGGAGCAGTGTCGTTTCCCGCTGCTGGGGGCGAACGCGCTGGATGCGAAGACGCTGCGGCCGGCGTTCGCGCCGTACAGCATGCACAAGTTGCGCACGCCGTGCGGGCGGGACGTGAAGGTGGCGGTGCTGGGGCTGACGAACCCGGGGATCGCGTTGTGGGACAAGGCGAACGTGCAGGGGAAGATGACGTTCCCGGGGCTGGAGGAGCAGGCGGCGAAGTACGTGCCGAAGCTGCGGTCGATGGGTGCGGACGTGGTGATCGTGTCGGCGCACTCGGGGTCGAGCGGTACGTCGTCGTACGGTGACCAGTTGCCGTACGTCGAGAACGCGGCGGCGCTGGTGGCCGAGCAGGTGCCGGGGATCGACGCGATCCTGGTGGGGCACGCGCACACGGAGATCCCGGAGTACCGGGTGAAGAACAAGGCGACCGGCAAGGACGTGGTGCTGTCGGAGCCGCTGAAGTGGGGGCAGCGGCTGACGTTGTTCGACTTCGAGCTGACGTGGGTGAAGGGCCGTTGGTCGGTGGCGAAGGTCGCGGCGAAGGTGCTGAACTCGAACACGGTGGCGGAGGACCCGAAGATCACGGGGTTGCTGTCGGACGAGCACCGCAAGGTCGTGGCGTACGTGAACCAGGTGATCGGTACGTCGACGCAGGCGATGTCGTCGGCGGAGGGGCCGGTCAAGGACGTCGCGATCATCGATCTGATCAACCACGTGCAGGCGGAGACGGTGAAGGGGGCGCTGGCCGGTTCGCAGTGGGCGGCGCTGCCGGTGTTGTCGCAGGCGTCGTGCTTCTCGCGGACGGCGGCGATCCCGTCGGGTCAGGTGACGATCAAGGATGCGGCGGGTCTGTATCCGTTCGAGAACACGATGGAGGCGCGGCTGCTGACGGGTGCGCAGGTGAAGGACTATCTGGAGTACTCGGCGCGGTACTACGTGCAGACGGCGCCGGGTGCTCCGGTGGATCCGGCGAAGCTGACGAACGCCGAGGGCGTCCCGGACTACAACTACGACGCGGTGTACGGGCTGGTGTACGACATCGACATCGCGCAGCCGGTGGGTTCGCGGATCACGGGGTTGTCGTTCCAGGGGAAGCCGGTGGATCCGGCGGCGCAGTTCGTGCTGGCGGTGAACAACTACCGGGCTTCGGGTGGCGGTAACTTCCCGCACGTTCCGCAGGCGAAGCAGGTGTGGGCGAACTCGGACGAGATCCGCAACACGATCATCCAGTGGGTGAAGGCGAAGGGGACCGTCGATCCGGCGCAGTTCGCTTCGGTGGACTGGCGTCTGACGCGGGCCGGGGTCGCGGTGTTCTAG
- a CDS encoding SIMPL domain-containing protein, with the protein MTQDASHQPYGTPEVPRVAVRGEARIEVDPEIARIGITVSARGTDRRTALDDLTRRNNAALDLIKSYGDPVEKLETGTFSITPELTRHGRAERIRAYHGRVHITAELSDFTTLGELTTRLADLELTQIDGPWWALRPTSPAHGQARRQAVLEAVQRAREYAEALGANLAALVELADLGAENAAPFAAAPGGGMRTMAFSAAEDAGPPPLDLEPQRQTVYAQVNARFTMTPPQL; encoded by the coding sequence ATGACCCAGGACGCATCGCACCAGCCCTACGGAACCCCCGAAGTACCCCGCGTAGCAGTCCGCGGCGAAGCCCGCATCGAAGTCGACCCCGAGATCGCCCGCATCGGAATCACCGTCAGCGCCCGCGGCACCGACCGCCGCACCGCACTCGACGACCTCACCCGCCGCAACAACGCCGCCCTCGACCTCATCAAGAGCTACGGCGACCCCGTCGAAAAGCTCGAAACCGGCACCTTCTCCATCACGCCCGAACTCACCCGCCACGGCCGCGCCGAACGCATCCGCGCCTACCACGGCCGCGTCCACATCACCGCCGAACTCAGCGACTTCACCACCCTCGGCGAACTCACCACCCGCCTCGCCGACCTCGAACTCACCCAGATCGACGGCCCCTGGTGGGCCCTGCGCCCCACCTCACCCGCCCACGGCCAAGCCCGCCGCCAAGCCGTGCTCGAAGCCGTTCAACGCGCCCGCGAATACGCCGAAGCCCTCGGTGCGAACCTCGCCGCCCTCGTCGAACTCGCCGACCTCGGCGCCGAGAACGCCGCCCCCTTCGCCGCCGCCCCCGGCGGCGGCATGCGCACCATGGCCTTCAGCGCCGCCGAAGACGCCGGCCCCCCGCCCCTCGACCTCGAACCCCAGCGCCAGACCGTCTACGCACAGGTGAACGCCCGCTTCACCATGACCCCTCCGCAACTCTGA
- the pyk gene encoding pyruvate kinase, protein MRRAKIVCTLGPATDSYDQIKALVEAGMDIARLNLSHGTTAEHEERYQRVRKASDETGRSVGILADLQGPKIRLGRFHEGPVLLERGDEFTITVEDHQGDRHTCGTTYKGLATDVTTGELILVDDGRVTLEVTAVDGPRVHTRVIEGGMVSDHKGLNLPGVAVSVPALSEKDIEDLRWALRTGADVIALSFVRSGRDIEDVHRIMDEEGRRLPVIAKIEKPQAVENIDDIVAAFDGIMVARGDLGVEMPLEQVPIVQKRAIKLAKRNAKPVIVATQMLDSMIDNSRPTRAEASDVANAIIDGTDAVMLSGETSVGKYPIETVRTMSRIVEAAEEDILAKGLPPLTDRNKPRTQGGAVARAAAEMGDFLDAKFLVAFTQSGDTVRRLSRYRSPIPLLAFTPDPATRSQLNLTWGVETFLGPHVGSTDAMVAQVEEELLRIGRCVPGDTVVITAGSPPGVTGSTNLVRIHHIGDAVH, encoded by the coding sequence ATGCGCCGAGCGAAAATCGTATGTACCCTGGGCCCCGCAACCGACTCATACGACCAGATCAAAGCACTGGTCGAAGCCGGAATGGACATCGCCCGACTCAACCTCAGCCACGGCACCACCGCCGAACACGAGGAGCGCTACCAGCGCGTACGCAAGGCCTCCGACGAGACCGGCCGCAGCGTCGGCATCCTCGCCGACCTTCAAGGCCCGAAGATCCGACTCGGCCGCTTCCACGAAGGCCCCGTACTCCTTGAACGCGGCGACGAATTCACCATCACCGTCGAAGACCACCAAGGCGACCGCCACACCTGCGGCACCACCTACAAAGGCCTCGCCACCGACGTCACCACCGGCGAACTCATCCTCGTCGACGACGGCCGCGTCACCCTCGAAGTCACCGCAGTCGACGGCCCGCGCGTCCACACCCGCGTCATCGAAGGCGGCATGGTCTCCGACCACAAAGGCCTCAACCTCCCCGGCGTAGCCGTCTCCGTCCCGGCCCTCTCCGAAAAGGACATCGAAGACCTCCGCTGGGCCCTGCGCACCGGCGCCGACGTCATCGCCCTCTCCTTCGTCCGCAGCGGCCGCGACATCGAAGACGTCCACCGCATCATGGACGAAGAAGGCCGACGCCTCCCCGTCATCGCCAAGATCGAAAAGCCTCAAGCCGTCGAAAACATCGACGACATCGTCGCCGCCTTCGACGGCATCATGGTCGCCCGCGGCGACCTCGGCGTCGAAATGCCCCTCGAACAAGTCCCCATCGTCCAAAAGCGCGCCATCAAACTCGCCAAGCGCAACGCCAAACCCGTCATCGTCGCCACCCAAATGCTCGACTCGATGATCGACAACTCCCGCCCCACCCGCGCCGAAGCCAGCGACGTCGCCAACGCCATCATCGACGGCACCGACGCCGTCATGCTCTCCGGCGAAACCAGCGTCGGCAAATACCCCATCGAAACCGTCCGCACCATGTCCCGCATCGTCGAAGCCGCCGAAGAAGACATCCTCGCCAAGGGCCTCCCCCCGCTCACCGACCGCAACAAACCCCGCACCCAAGGCGGAGCCGTCGCCCGCGCAGCCGCCGAAATGGGCGACTTCCTCGACGCCAAATTCCTCGTCGCCTTCACCCAGAGCGGCGACACCGTCCGCCGACTTTCCCGCTACCGCTCACCCATCCCCCTCCTCGCCTTCACCCCCGACCCCGCCACCCGCTCCCAACTCAACCTCACCTGGGGCGTCGAAACCTTCCTCGGCCCCCACGTCGGCTCCACCGACGCCATGGTCGCCCAGGTCGAAGAAGAACTCCTGCGCATCGGCCGCTGCGTACCCGGCGACACCGTCGTCATCACCGCCGGCTCACCCCCCGGCGTCACCGGCTCCACCAACCTCGTCCGCATCCACCACATCGGCGACGCGGTCCACTGA